TTGCGAACGACATTGTCGATGGCGGCGATGTGATCGGCGTCGAAGGCGTGGCGAAGTCCGAACATAAAGGCCAGAACGGCCGCTCCCATCAGGCCCGGCCGATCGGAGAAGGCCGTCCACGCCCAAGTCCAGGCGAAGACATTCGCCGCGATAATCACGCCATAGGTCGCCACAGCCTTGGCTTTGAAATTTTCGCCTTGGTCGTCGAAAGGATTGAGCGCCATGACCCCCGCCTGAGCAATGCGCCATTCTAGCGTAATCGCTTAATTATGAAAGTTCATACAGTGGTCAGCGGGAGGAGGGACGAACGCTTGACTGAGTGGCTACGAGTAGCCACTATCGGACCTATGACGACTGTTTCGATCAAAGACGCGAAAAATCGCCTGACCGAACTTGCTCGACAGGTCGAGAAGGGCGAAACGATCGTCGTGACGCGGAATGGGAAACCGGTGTTCGATCTGGTTCCTCATCAACCTAAACGCGGATTGCGGCTCGACGCCGTCGACGAATTCAAGAAGCGACACGACCTCCAGTCCATCGTCACTTTCATCGCTGAGGATTTTGACGCGCCCTTGCCGGAAGATTTCCTGCTGCGCCCGCTGCCGGATGATGCATGAGGCTGCTGCTCGACACGCATATTCTGCTGGCGCTGATCGAAAACCGTGTCGCCGACTTCGGATCGCACGTGCAGTTGTTGCTGAAGAATGAAGATGCGGAATTTGTCGTCAGCGTCGCGAGTCTTTGGGAGATCGCCATCAAGTGGCGACTGGGCAAACTCGAACTCGCGATAAATCTTGAGATGCTTCCCGAACTGCTGGAAGCGATGGGGATCGAGGTCATCTCAATCAACGCGCGGCATGCGCTCGTCGCGGTCGAACCTGAGCCGCACACGCGCGACCCGTTCGATCGCCTGTTGCTGGCGCAATGCAAAATCGAGGCGTTGCGTCTCGTGACGATTGATCGCGCGCTTCTCGACCATCCGTTGGCTGCGCGCAAGGCTTAGCGGATCGCCTTCGCCAGCCGGTCTCTTGAGCAAGATGGTTTGCGCAGCTTCGATTTTGATAGGATGC
Above is a genomic segment from Methylocystis rosea containing:
- a CDS encoding type II toxin-antitoxin system Phd/YefM family antitoxin; this translates as MTTVSIKDAKNRLTELARQVEKGETIVVTRNGKPVFDLVPHQPKRGLRLDAVDEFKKRHDLQSIVTFIAEDFDAPLPEDFLLRPLPDDA
- a CDS encoding type II toxin-antitoxin system VapC family toxin, which produces MRLLLDTHILLALIENRVADFGSHVQLLLKNEDAEFVVSVASLWEIAIKWRLGKLELAINLEMLPELLEAMGIEVISINARHALVAVEPEPHTRDPFDRLLLAQCKIEALRLVTIDRALLDHPLAARKA